The Actinomadura sp. WMMB 499 genome includes a window with the following:
- a CDS encoding ABC transporter substrate-binding protein: protein MRRVPARSATTAAAALLMLSGALTACASPQGGDSGADEKAVAEICPTADTEGTIKIGMSAPLAVFAPLLLGVETGAFGEAGLDVQIEKLPSAESLPLVARGQLDAQMTSLSSSHFNTLKDGVDVRWIVPMDDQQEIPPGTPVPGYWSHKDVVGSAASPDLTKLKGGDISTPTGGTGVSGLILDNALEKVGLGINDIKLSPPLVGPDALNALANGAVSAAWISAPLEVEAAKNPDLVPIAGYAPGVTGTAVMAGRTLLDRPEVAVKFTQVLSQVTTKYLDGDYRKNAETVRLLAAAEEVDASTIEDSALLSFDPTFSMDGTEKFADELQAFALERGELEYEKPLDSADLIDTRITEAAATCDSAVK, encoded by the coding sequence ATGCGTCGAGTTCCTGCCCGTTCGGCGACCACCGCCGCGGCCGCGCTGCTGATGCTGTCGGGTGCCTTGACCGCGTGCGCCAGTCCCCAGGGCGGCGACAGCGGAGCGGACGAGAAGGCGGTGGCGGAGATCTGCCCGACCGCCGACACCGAGGGCACGATCAAGATCGGCATGAGCGCGCCGCTCGCCGTGTTCGCCCCGCTCCTGCTCGGCGTCGAGACCGGAGCGTTCGGCGAGGCCGGCCTCGACGTCCAGATCGAGAAGCTCCCGAGCGCCGAGTCGCTGCCGCTGGTCGCCCGCGGCCAGCTCGACGCGCAGATGACCTCGCTGAGCTCGTCGCACTTCAACACCCTGAAGGACGGCGTCGACGTGCGATGGATCGTGCCAATGGACGACCAGCAGGAGATCCCGCCCGGCACCCCGGTGCCCGGCTACTGGTCCCACAAGGACGTCGTCGGCAGCGCCGCCTCCCCCGACCTCACCAAGCTCAAGGGCGGCGACATCAGCACCCCCACCGGCGGCACCGGCGTGAGCGGCCTGATCCTGGACAACGCGCTGGAGAAGGTCGGGCTCGGCATCAACGACATCAAGCTCTCCCCGCCGCTGGTCGGCCCCGACGCGCTGAACGCGCTCGCGAACGGCGCGGTCTCCGCCGCCTGGATCTCCGCGCCCCTCGAGGTCGAGGCCGCCAAGAACCCCGACCTCGTCCCGATCGCGGGGTACGCGCCGGGCGTGACCGGCACCGCCGTCATGGCCGGCCGGACCCTCCTCGACCGCCCCGAGGTCGCCGTCAAGTTCACCCAGGTGCTCAGCCAGGTCACCACGAAGTACCTCGACGGCGACTACCGCAAGAACGCCGAGACGGTGCGCCTGCTCGCGGCCGCCGAGGAGGTCGACGCGTCCACGATCGAGGACTCGGCGCTCCTCAGCTTCGACCCGACGTTCTCGATGGACGGAACGGAGAAGTTCGCGGACGAGCTGCAGGCGTTCGCCCTCGAGCGCGGCGAGCTGGAGTACGAGAAGCCGCTCGACTCCGCGGACCTCATCGACACCCGGATCACCGAGGCCGCCGCGACCTGCGACTCCGCAGTCAAGTGA
- a CDS encoding amidohydrolase family protein — translation MYDLRITGGTVVDGTGAAPYRADVAVKDGVIAAVGEDAAAAGAAETIDADGRLVTPGFVDVHSHYDGQVTWDTGLDPSASHGVTTVVAGNCGVGFAPVRPGREDWLIGLMEGVEDIPGSALAEGIAWNWESFPEYLDAVDGRELAIDFGVQVAHGPVRAYVMGERGARNEPATPADIAAMATIVEEAVRAGALGFSTSRTVVHRAVDGEPVPGTYATEEELFAIGRAAASGGRAVFELAPTGTAGEDLIAPHREMAWMRRLAAETGLPVSFALLQVDAAPRLWEEMLAESLRAHQAGTPVYPQVAARPFGMIVGFTGRHAFTLRPTYEALAARLSGAALLAELARPDVRAAILAEDDRPARPGVLDDDIATGQQFMLDRTYPLDEPVDYEPTPDRSIAARAAARGVPPMHELYDVMLEDGGRRMLMVPIFGFSDGDHEALRRMLLHPAAVIGLADGGAHVAMVCDASMPTYLLTHWARDRARGGGLPLEYAVRKQTMDTARLYGLNDRGVVAVGKRADLNVIDFAGLRLHAPRMAHDLPAGGGRLLQDADGYAATIVGGTVTRRDGADTGARPGRLVRGAR, via the coding sequence ATGTACGACCTGCGCATCACCGGAGGCACCGTCGTCGACGGGACGGGCGCGGCCCCGTACCGGGCCGACGTCGCGGTGAAGGACGGCGTCATCGCGGCGGTCGGCGAGGACGCCGCGGCCGCGGGGGCCGCCGAAACGATCGACGCGGACGGACGGCTCGTGACGCCCGGCTTCGTGGACGTCCACTCCCACTACGACGGGCAGGTCACCTGGGACACGGGGCTGGACCCGTCCGCGTCCCACGGGGTGACCACGGTCGTCGCGGGCAACTGCGGTGTCGGGTTCGCGCCGGTGCGCCCCGGCCGCGAGGACTGGCTGATCGGCCTGATGGAGGGCGTGGAGGACATTCCGGGCTCCGCCCTCGCGGAGGGCATTGCGTGGAACTGGGAGTCCTTCCCCGAGTACCTGGACGCGGTGGACGGGCGCGAACTCGCGATCGACTTCGGCGTGCAGGTCGCGCACGGTCCCGTCCGCGCCTACGTGATGGGGGAGCGCGGGGCCCGCAACGAGCCCGCCACGCCCGCGGACATCGCGGCGATGGCGACGATCGTGGAAGAGGCCGTCCGCGCCGGGGCGCTGGGGTTCTCCACCTCGCGGACGGTCGTGCACCGGGCCGTCGACGGCGAACCGGTCCCCGGCACCTACGCCACCGAGGAGGAGCTGTTCGCCATCGGACGGGCGGCGGCGTCGGGCGGCCGCGCGGTCTTCGAACTGGCCCCCACGGGCACGGCGGGCGAGGACCTCATCGCCCCGCACCGGGAGATGGCGTGGATGCGCAGGCTCGCCGCCGAGACCGGCCTCCCGGTGTCGTTCGCCCTGCTCCAGGTCGACGCGGCGCCCCGGCTCTGGGAGGAGATGCTCGCCGAGTCGCTGCGCGCGCACCAGGCCGGGACGCCGGTGTACCCGCAGGTCGCCGCCCGCCCCTTCGGGATGATCGTGGGCTTCACCGGACGGCACGCCTTCACCCTCCGGCCCACCTACGAGGCCCTCGCGGCCCGGCTGAGCGGAGCGGCGCTCCTCGCCGAGCTGGCGCGGCCGGACGTGCGCGCCGCCATCCTCGCCGAGGACGACCGGCCCGCCCGCCCCGGCGTCCTGGACGACGACATCGCGACCGGCCAGCAGTTCATGCTCGACCGGACCTACCCGCTGGACGAACCGGTCGACTACGAACCGACCCCGGACCGGTCCATCGCCGCGCGCGCCGCCGCCAGGGGCGTGCCGCCGATGCACGAGCTCTACGACGTCATGCTGGAGGACGGCGGGCGCCGGATGCTCATGGTCCCGATCTTCGGGTTCAGCGACGGCGACCACGAGGCGCTGCGCCGCATGCTCCTGCATCCGGCCGCCGTCATCGGGCTCGCGGACGGCGGCGCGCACGTCGCGATGGTCTGCGACGCCTCGATGCCCACCTACCTGCTGACGCACTGGGCGCGCGACCGTGCCCGCGGCGGCGGGCTGCCGCTGGAGTACGCCGTCCGCAAGCAGACGATGGACACCGCCCGCCTCTACGGCCTGAACGATCGCGGCGTCGTCGCGGTGGGCAAGAGGGCCGACCTCAACGTCATCGACTTCGCGGGGCTGCGGCTGCACGCGCCGCGCATGGCGCACGATCTGCCCGCGGGCGGCGGGCGGCTCCTGCAGGACGCCGACGGGTACGCCGCCACGATCGTCGGCGGCACGGTCACCCGCCGGGACGGCGCCGACACGGGGGCCCGGCCGGGGCGGCTGGTCCGCGGGGCCCGCTGA
- a CDS encoding IclR family transcriptional regulator, whose protein sequence is MQTVEPSGPRPQYPIEAVDKALQMLKLFGIHEQVRLADVRDALEVTQSRAHRLMAMLVYHGFAAQDRRTRTYHPGPALVELGLSVIRGMDLRSVARPVLEELSAELGETTALAVLEGSDVRFIDAVESELALRVASRVGRLLPAHSTSIGKALLAELPAQTFRALYPSEQLPPVTAKTITRRSQLEEHLQSVRERGYAVNASESEEGVSSVARVIRDRTRGVVGAVSVAAPLGRMPTAHTRTVAERLGAAVERIAEGLGPQAT, encoded by the coding sequence ATGCAGACTGTAGAGCCCTCGGGTCCCCGCCCGCAGTACCCGATCGAGGCAGTGGACAAGGCCTTGCAGATGCTGAAGCTCTTCGGCATCCACGAGCAGGTGCGCCTGGCCGACGTCCGCGACGCGCTCGAGGTTACCCAATCGCGTGCCCATCGGCTCATGGCCATGCTCGTCTACCACGGCTTCGCGGCCCAGGACCGGCGGACCCGCACCTACCACCCTGGTCCCGCGCTGGTCGAGCTGGGCCTGTCGGTCATCCGCGGAATGGACCTCCGCAGCGTGGCACGGCCGGTGCTGGAAGAGCTGTCGGCCGAGCTCGGCGAGACCACGGCTTTGGCCGTGCTGGAGGGCTCGGACGTCCGCTTCATCGACGCGGTGGAAAGCGAGCTGGCGTTGCGGGTGGCCAGCCGGGTCGGCAGGCTGCTGCCGGCGCATTCCACCAGCATCGGCAAGGCCCTGCTCGCCGAGTTGCCCGCGCAGACCTTTCGGGCCCTGTACCCGAGCGAGCAGCTGCCCCCCGTGACCGCCAAGACGATCACGCGGCGCTCCCAGCTGGAGGAGCACCTGCAGTCGGTCCGCGAGCGCGGCTACGCGGTCAATGCCTCCGAGAGCGAGGAAGGGGTCAGCTCGGTCGCCCGGGTGATCCGCGATCGCACCCGCGGTGTGGTCGGGGCCGTCAGCGTGGCGGCCCCCCTCGGCCGCATGCCGACGGCCCACACCCGGACGGTGGCCGAGCGGCTGGGCGCGGCGGTCGAGCGCATCGCCGAGGGGCTCGGTCCGCAGGCGACCTGA
- the galK gene encoding galactokinase — MRTGTWSAPRRVDIIGEHTDYSNGFALPFALAQRTVVHARLRDDGRVTATSDGYGEVEFPVTTAPGEVTGWGAHVAGVAWALARSGAAPTGADLRIRSAVPHGAGLSSSHSLECAVALALTGLHDRDLDRARLVRIVQHAENGYVGAPTGVMDQMASLYGEADRAVLVDARHLTAEPVPCEFASAGLALLVVDTRSPHRHADGEYGARRGTCADASRALGVADLRDVTDLDGALARLDDPVAVRRVRHVVRENARVLAAVELLRAGRLREIGPLLTASHASLRDDYEVTVAELDTAVEAALAAGALGARMIGGGFGGSVIALVEQADRASVGAAVADAFRRRGFAEPAFHVARPSRGAGRDR; from the coding sequence GTGCGCACCGGAACGTGGTCCGCGCCCAGGCGGGTCGACATCATCGGAGAGCACACCGACTACAGCAACGGATTCGCCCTGCCGTTCGCCCTCGCCCAGCGCACCGTCGTGCACGCCCGGCTCCGCGACGACGGCCGCGTCACCGCGACGTCCGACGGGTACGGCGAGGTGGAGTTCCCCGTCACGACCGCCCCCGGCGAGGTCACCGGCTGGGGCGCCCACGTCGCCGGCGTGGCATGGGCGCTCGCCCGCTCCGGGGCCGCGCCGACCGGGGCGGACCTCCGCATCCGCAGCGCCGTGCCGCACGGCGCGGGACTGTCCTCGTCGCACTCGCTCGAGTGCGCCGTCGCGCTCGCCCTGACCGGCCTGCACGACCGCGATCTGGACCGGGCCCGGCTCGTCCGCATCGTGCAGCACGCGGAGAACGGGTACGTCGGCGCCCCCACCGGCGTGATGGACCAGATGGCCTCCCTCTACGGCGAGGCCGACCGGGCGGTCCTCGTCGACGCCCGGCACCTCACCGCCGAGCCGGTGCCGTGCGAGTTCGCGTCCGCCGGGCTCGCCCTCCTCGTGGTCGACACCCGGTCACCGCACCGGCACGCCGACGGCGAGTACGGCGCCCGCCGCGGGACCTGCGCCGACGCGTCGCGGGCCCTCGGGGTCGCGGACCTGCGCGACGTGACCGACCTCGACGGCGCCCTCGCCCGCCTCGACGACCCGGTGGCCGTCCGCCGGGTCCGGCACGTCGTGCGCGAGAACGCGCGGGTCCTCGCCGCCGTCGAGCTGCTCCGCGCGGGCCGCTTGCGGGAGATCGGCCCGCTGCTCACCGCCTCGCACGCCTCGCTCCGCGACGACTACGAGGTCACCGTCGCCGAGCTCGACACGGCCGTCGAGGCCGCACTCGCCGCCGGGGCGCTGGGCGCCCGGATGATCGGCGGCGGGTTCGGGGGCTCGGTGATCGCCCTGGTCGAGCAGGCCGACCGGGCGTCCGTCGGGGCCGCCGTGGCGGACGCGTTCCGCCGCCGCGGGTTCGCCGAACCCGCGTTCCACGTCGCCCGCCCGTCCCGCGGTGCCGGACGGGACCGGTGA
- a CDS encoding ornithine cyclodeaminase family protein, whose product MTARLLTEAEIAATLDIGTAIRAIEEGLRQQGRGDAHVMEKTHVAWDGATLHAVGGVLADEGLAGTKTWAHTPGGAAPYLLLFDAADGSLRALIEAFALGQLRTAAVCGVATAALADPGADELAVVGAGEQALTQVAAVAAVRPVRRVRVFSRDERKATDFCAHIADRLGIAAGACGSVADTVRDAPIITLATRATSPFLAPGLPPPGAHINAIGAITPERIEFEPALLQRCSVVVADSIDQASRLSAEFRAFYGPDPRAWSRVERLADLVLGDRPRPQGADLTLFKALGVGLFDLVLGAYCLRHAEISGLGTALPAAPARADVRLRDRG is encoded by the coding sequence GTGACCGCGCGGCTGCTGACCGAGGCCGAGATCGCCGCGACGCTCGATATCGGCACGGCCATCCGCGCCATCGAGGAGGGCCTGCGGCAGCAGGGCAGAGGTGACGCCCACGTCATGGAGAAAACCCATGTGGCCTGGGACGGCGCGACCTTGCACGCGGTCGGCGGTGTGCTCGCCGACGAGGGACTGGCCGGTACCAAGACCTGGGCGCACACCCCCGGCGGGGCCGCCCCGTACCTGCTGCTGTTCGATGCCGCCGATGGGTCTCTGCGCGCGCTCATCGAGGCGTTCGCGCTCGGGCAGCTCCGCACCGCGGCGGTGTGCGGCGTGGCAACGGCGGCTCTGGCCGATCCCGGCGCCGACGAACTCGCCGTTGTCGGTGCCGGCGAGCAGGCTCTGACGCAGGTGGCGGCGGTAGCGGCGGTACGTCCGGTCCGCCGGGTGCGTGTCTTCTCTCGGGACGAGCGGAAGGCGACCGACTTCTGTGCTCACATCGCCGATCGGTTGGGGATCGCGGCCGGTGCGTGCGGCAGCGTTGCCGACACGGTACGGGACGCGCCGATCATCACCCTGGCCACCCGCGCCACCTCGCCGTTCCTCGCGCCGGGCCTCCCGCCCCCCGGCGCCCACATCAACGCCATCGGCGCGATCACTCCGGAGCGCATCGAGTTCGAGCCCGCCCTGCTCCAGCGGTGCTCGGTGGTGGTGGCGGACAGCATCGATCAGGCGAGCCGGCTCTCGGCCGAGTTCCGCGCGTTCTACGGTCCGGACCCGCGTGCCTGGTCGCGGGTCGAACGGCTGGCCGATCTGGTTCTCGGGGACCGCCCCCGGCCCCAGGGAGCGGATCTGACCCTTTTCAAGGCGCTGGGCGTGGGGCTGTTCGATCTCGTGCTCGGTGCGTACTGCCTGCGTCACGCCGAGATATCCGGCCTCGGCACGGCCCTGCCCGCCGCCCCGGCCCGCGCGGACGTTCGGCTGCGCGACCGGGGTTGA
- a CDS encoding MarR family winged helix-turn-helix transcriptional regulator: protein MTGQDGGAGAPSLLYMVKRLELAVRANLDDLVRPAGVTALQYTALTVLERHGGRSAAQLARDSFVTAQSMADMVRALERRGLIRRERNPASRRELLIHLTDAGRALLGDLAGPVRDLEERMIEHLTARQEEQFRRALASAWRALS from the coding sequence GTGACGGGACAAGATGGCGGGGCCGGGGCGCCGTCGCTGCTCTACATGGTCAAGCGGCTGGAACTCGCGGTCCGGGCGAATCTGGACGACCTCGTCCGTCCGGCCGGCGTCACCGCACTGCAGTACACCGCCCTCACCGTGCTGGAACGGCACGGCGGGCGGTCCGCGGCCCAGCTGGCCCGCGACTCCTTCGTCACCGCCCAGTCGATGGCCGACATGGTGCGCGCCCTCGAACGCCGCGGCCTCATCCGCCGCGAGCGCAACCCCGCCAGCCGCCGCGAGCTGCTGATCCACCTCACCGACGCGGGCCGGGCCCTGCTGGGAGATCTCGCCGGCCCCGTCCGCGACCTGGAGGAACGCATGATCGAGCACCTCACCGCACGGCAGGAGGAGCAGTTCCGCCGAGCCCTGGCGAGCGCCTGGCGCGCGCTGTCCTGA
- a CDS encoding crotonase/enoyl-CoA hydratase family protein, whose product MSDTASPAAPTDAGEAPEVLVEDREGVLVITLNRPRARNAMTLNMARVIAAALDRLDDDPALRLAVVTGGGGSFCAGMDLKGFLRGERPSIPGRGFGGVTAAPPRKPLIAAVEGWALAGGFELVLACDLVVAASTARFGIPEVKRGLVASAGGLLRLPDRLPEVVAMQLALTGEPVAAERLHALGLVGTLTDEGGALDAALDLARTIAANGPLAVARSKQIMVESRAWPRGERFTRQQPYVDEVLASDDAREGARAFAEKRPADWTGS is encoded by the coding sequence ATGAGCGACACCGCGTCCCCGGCCGCGCCGACCGACGCAGGCGAAGCACCCGAGGTGCTCGTCGAGGATCGGGAGGGCGTGCTGGTCATCACCCTCAACCGGCCGCGGGCGAGGAACGCCATGACCCTGAACATGGCGCGGGTCATCGCGGCCGCCCTCGACCGCCTCGATGACGATCCGGCCCTGCGGCTCGCGGTCGTCACCGGCGGCGGGGGGAGCTTCTGCGCGGGCATGGACCTCAAGGGCTTCCTGCGCGGCGAGCGGCCGAGCATCCCGGGACGCGGCTTCGGCGGGGTGACGGCGGCCCCGCCCCGCAAGCCGCTCATCGCCGCGGTGGAGGGCTGGGCGCTGGCCGGCGGTTTCGAGCTCGTGCTGGCCTGCGACCTGGTCGTCGCGGCGTCGACGGCGCGGTTCGGCATCCCCGAGGTGAAGCGCGGCCTGGTCGCCTCCGCCGGCGGCCTGCTCCGCCTGCCGGACCGGCTGCCCGAGGTCGTCGCCATGCAGCTGGCGCTGACCGGCGAACCGGTGGCTGCCGAGCGGCTGCACGCCCTCGGCCTGGTCGGCACGCTGACGGACGAGGGCGGTGCGCTCGACGCCGCCCTGGACCTCGCCCGGACGATCGCCGCGAACGGGCCGCTGGCGGTCGCCAGGAGCAAGCAGATCATGGTCGAGTCCCGCGCGTGGCCCCGCGGGGAGCGGTTCACCCGGCAGCAGCCGTACGTCGACGAGGTGCTCGCCTCGGACGACGCGCGGGAGGGCGCCCGCGCCTTCGCCGAGAAGCGGCCGGCCGACTGGACCGGGAGCTGA
- a CDS encoding amidohydrolase family protein has product MAQPDAAELTAIDVHTHAEISKTGHRSLGPELFGASEAHFKAHGHRQPSIGEMAAYYRERRMAAVVFTVDAEHATGWPRIANEEVAEGCAEHPDVLIPFASVDPHKGKAGVREARRLVAEHGVRGFKFHPSIQGFEPNDPIAYPLYEAIEELGVPALFHTGQTGIGAGVPGGGGIRLKYSDPMLVDDVAVDFPELRIILAHPSFPWQDEALAVAVHKPYVHIDLSGWSPKYFPPQLVRYANSLLQDKVLFGSDFPVITPDRWLADFDGLDIKPEVRPKILKHNAARLLGLTEGE; this is encoded by the coding sequence ATGGCCCAGCCGGACGCGGCCGAACTGACCGCCATCGACGTCCACACCCACGCCGAGATCTCCAAGACCGGGCACCGCTCGCTCGGCCCCGAGCTGTTCGGGGCGTCGGAGGCGCACTTCAAGGCCCACGGCCACCGGCAGCCGTCCATCGGCGAGATGGCCGCGTACTACCGCGAGCGGAGGATGGCCGCCGTGGTGTTCACCGTCGACGCCGAGCACGCCACCGGATGGCCCCGCATCGCCAACGAAGAGGTCGCCGAGGGCTGCGCCGAACACCCCGACGTGCTGATCCCGTTCGCCAGCGTCGACCCCCACAAGGGCAAGGCGGGCGTGCGCGAAGCCCGGCGGCTGGTCGCCGAGCACGGCGTGCGCGGGTTCAAGTTCCATCCCAGCATCCAGGGCTTCGAGCCCAACGACCCGATCGCCTACCCGCTGTACGAGGCGATCGAGGAACTCGGCGTCCCGGCACTGTTCCACACCGGGCAGACCGGCATCGGCGCCGGAGTCCCCGGAGGCGGCGGCATCCGACTCAAGTACTCCGACCCCATGCTGGTCGACGACGTCGCGGTCGACTTCCCCGAACTGCGGATCATCCTGGCGCACCCGTCGTTCCCCTGGCAGGACGAGGCCCTCGCCGTCGCCGTCCACAAGCCCTACGTCCACATCGACCTGTCCGGCTGGTCGCCCAAGTACTTCCCGCCCCAGCTCGTCCGGTACGCCAACAGCCTGCTCCAGGACAAGGTGCTGTTCGGCTCCGACTTCCCGGTCATCACCCCCGACCGCTGGCTCGCCGACTTCGACGGGCTCGACATCAAACCCGAGGTCCGCCCCAAGATCCTCAAGCACAACGCCGCCCGCCTGCTCGGCCTGACCGAGGGCGAGTGA
- a CDS encoding M24 family metallopeptidase, translating to MTRPHRATKGMSSMSALANVIPYDRAERDRRWARVRTGMAERGIDLLIALPENVVSMDAIDARYLAEEVGAVLFPLEGDPRILVGGEDSHLAMGREAWIEQRTSATPTGSTRVPYGAAVAAALRTITPRPRRIAIAGLDGDRYGHVRSVEGYATYTTVARIQGAVPDAEVVNGAPVMSAARYVKSEAEIAAARAAVRACEEAAVAIGEAFHIGKAQAEVYRAGYTALLQQGIRGPFAGMPMLAWAPGRWREPRPRIAGVPPGVIENGLCVATEVITVVNGIFAQVAEPYVAGPVDAEQREAFELNIAAFDAACRAMRPGVPWREVRERTLAVADGTDWKITFLVTGGVDGPLFIPVDGHDEWLDDEVEAGATLVCKPHAFPADQHTELARSTDLTWGESVVVREGGAERLGSRPPLLFSRT from the coding sequence TTGACGCGCCCGCATCGCGCAACGAAAGGAATGTCTTCAATGTCCGCATTGGCAAATGTCATCCCGTATGACCGGGCAGAGCGTGATCGGCGCTGGGCGCGGGTGCGCACCGGGATGGCCGAACGCGGCATCGATCTCCTGATCGCGCTTCCCGAGAACGTCGTCTCCATGGACGCCATCGATGCGCGGTATCTGGCCGAGGAGGTCGGCGCGGTCCTGTTCCCGCTGGAGGGGGATCCCCGGATCCTCGTCGGCGGTGAGGACAGTCATCTGGCCATGGGCCGCGAGGCATGGATCGAGCAGCGGACGAGCGCGACGCCCACCGGGTCCACGCGGGTGCCCTACGGCGCCGCGGTGGCCGCCGCGCTACGAACGATCACCCCACGGCCCCGGCGCATTGCCATCGCCGGCCTGGACGGCGATCGGTATGGACATGTCCGTTCGGTGGAGGGCTACGCGACCTACACCACGGTCGCCCGCATCCAGGGTGCCGTGCCCGACGCGGAGGTCGTCAACGGTGCGCCCGTGATGTCGGCGGCACGCTACGTCAAGAGCGAGGCGGAGATCGCCGCGGCCCGCGCCGCGGTCCGTGCGTGCGAGGAGGCGGCGGTGGCCATCGGCGAGGCGTTCCACATAGGGAAGGCCCAGGCCGAGGTCTACCGTGCCGGATACACGGCACTGCTGCAGCAGGGGATCCGCGGGCCTTTCGCGGGCATGCCCATGCTCGCCTGGGCGCCCGGCCGGTGGCGGGAACCGCGGCCGCGCATCGCGGGCGTTCCCCCCGGGGTCATCGAGAACGGCCTCTGTGTGGCGACGGAGGTCATCACGGTGGTCAACGGGATCTTCGCCCAGGTCGCCGAGCCGTACGTGGCCGGTCCGGTCGACGCCGAGCAGCGCGAGGCGTTCGAACTCAACATCGCCGCGTTCGACGCCGCGTGCCGTGCGATGCGGCCGGGCGTGCCGTGGCGCGAGGTCAGGGAGCGAACGCTCGCCGTCGCGGACGGCACCGACTGGAAGATCACCTTCCTCGTCACCGGCGGCGTGGACGGGCCCCTGTTCATCCCGGTGGACGGCCACGATGAGTGGCTCGACGACGAGGTCGAAGCCGGCGCCACCCTGGTCTGCAAGCCGCACGCCTTCCCCGCCGACCAGCACACCGAGCTCGCCCGCAGTACTGATCTCACCTGGGGGGAGAGCGTCGTCGTACGTGAGGGTGGGGCCGAGCGTCTGGGGTCCCGGCCGCCGCTGCTGTTCTCTCGCACATGA
- a CDS encoding NAD(P)H-binding protein codes for MIVVTGATGVVGRPLVEFLDEAGADVRAVTRDAGAAKLSAGVEVVEGDPRRPATLAAALEGATSLFLHPRAAGDACAELVALAKERGIERVVALAAMNVDDDLAQQPSRYRGDRNKEAEDAAVGSGLEWTSLRAGFFALNTLTMWDGQIGKGDVVHGPYAEATEAPVHERDLAAVAAHALLTDDLVGRKPVLTGPQSLTYAEMLAAIGKAIDRPLSFQEIPPDAFKAHMMGFGFPEAFVDTYLAVIVKSVGRPALVTGEVEKILDRPALTFAEWAADHAADPPPSDS; via the coding sequence ATGATCGTAGTCACTGGAGCGACGGGTGTCGTCGGACGGCCGCTCGTCGAGTTCCTCGACGAAGCCGGGGCCGATGTTCGCGCCGTCACCCGGGATGCGGGGGCGGCGAAGCTGTCGGCCGGGGTCGAAGTGGTCGAGGGCGACCCGCGGCGCCCCGCCACTCTCGCCGCCGCTCTAGAGGGGGCAACCAGCCTGTTTCTGCACCCCCGCGCGGCCGGGGACGCGTGTGCCGAGCTCGTGGCACTGGCCAAGGAGAGGGGGATCGAACGTGTGGTGGCCCTGGCGGCCATGAACGTGGACGATGATCTCGCCCAACAGCCGTCCCGCTACCGCGGCGACCGTAACAAAGAGGCCGAGGACGCCGCCGTCGGCAGCGGCCTGGAGTGGACCAGCCTTCGGGCCGGGTTCTTCGCTCTGAACACCCTGACCATGTGGGACGGCCAGATCGGCAAGGGCGATGTCGTGCACGGTCCGTACGCCGAGGCCACGGAGGCGCCGGTGCACGAGCGTGACCTGGCCGCGGTGGCGGCTCACGCACTGCTCACCGACGACCTCGTGGGGCGGAAGCCGGTGCTGACCGGGCCGCAGTCCCTGACGTACGCCGAGATGCTCGCCGCCATCGGGAAGGCGATCGACCGGCCCCTGAGCTTCCAGGAGATCCCGCCGGACGCGTTCAAGGCGCACATGATGGGCTTCGGCTTCCCCGAGGCCTTCGTCGACACCTACCTGGCCGTGATCGTCAAATCGGTGGGACGTCCGGCCCTGGTGACCGGCGAGGTCGAGAAGATCCTCGACCGTCCGGCGCTCACCTTCGCCGAATGGGCCGCCGACCACGCCGCGGACCCGCCCCCGTCCGACAGCTGA